From the genome of Hippocampus zosterae strain Florida chromosome 8, ASM2543408v3, whole genome shotgun sequence:
ccgccactgcgccgctcaggtagtggctcactacgatcgcgcgggcatcttagcgaaaaaatgttgtctacccacaagcattgcaataaaattgttagttatttagtagagctaaacatctctttattttcgcgataagcaatgaagatgaacaaaaagttgaatcaagcaacaacacttttgtgggctgaaggcccaccttaccagcctttccgcaggaactagctgatgagccgctcgGAGGGCTTCGAACCAGCTagtcttttatatatatatatgtgtatttatttattttttgagagagagatattgtaggtggcacggtggtcgacacTGGTGAGCATGTTGGGCTCATAGGGAAGAGATGCAGGGTTTGATAATggctgtctggagtttgcatgttttccccatgcctgcatggcttttctctgggtattccggtttcctcgcaggttccaaaaacatgcatgggaggctaggggaacattctaaattgatcCTACaaatgattgtgagcgtgaatggttgatcGTCAATGTGTATCCTgagagtggctggcaaccagttcagggtgtcccccgcctactgaccgaagacagctgggataggctagaGCACCCCCGTGACTCTTGCGTGGATACGTGGATCAgcaaacggatggatggatagttcatttttcataaaataccattttgcatccatccatgcattttccgaaccgcttgatcctcactagggtcgcggggggtgctggagcctatcccagccgtcttcgggcagtaggcgggggacaccctgaatcagttaccagcaaatcgcagggcgcacagagacgaacaaccatccaggcccacactcacaccgagggacaatttagagcgaccaatcagcctgccatgcaagttttttttggaatgtgggaggaaaccggagcacccggagaaaacccacgcaggcacggggagaacatgcaaactccacacagggaggccgtagctggaatcaaacccggtacctctgcactgtgaaggcgacgtgctaaccactggactaccgggccgcccccaattttgcattgaaaacacaataaaatgaaataacaatatctcaataaatacaatgaaacacAAATGTCCAGTGGCAGGAAAAAGACTGAGCCAAATTGGGTGGTACAACCGTAGAACGGTACATTCACATTATGGCATGCTCTGCCATACttaatttgtcatgtccttgtttatgatgatactagtgcggcctgtaagataagataagatatcctttattcgtcccacactggggaaatttacagcctccagcagcaagaatgtatgtagaaagaagaaaggagaaagagaaaaaaacaacaacaaacatctttcaattaaatacagtatgaacaccaatgtataaatcgcagtactatttacaattttccttcacatcatttaattatttttattactatgattgttattttttattcatcagcctgacagcagtcggtaggaacgagcgtcggtatctctccttcttgcagcgcgggtgtaacagtctctggctgaaggagctaccaagtgctgtcagggcgggctggagggggtgggagggactggccatcatagcttttagcttagttagcatccttctgttgcccacctcctccagagtgtcaagggagcaacccaggacagaactggccttcctgaccagtcgctccagtctctttctgtcccaggctgagatgctgcctgaccagcagacaatgccataatggatggccgaggccaccaccgagttatagaatgtcttaaggagtgacccctgaaccccaaaagacctcagtttcctgagtaggaagagtcggctctgtcctttcctaatcagggtgtccgtgtttgtagaccagtccagtttgtcgttcagaagaacaccaaggtacttgtaggaggtcaccctctctatgtccataccctggatgttcatcggtgctggtgaggactttttcctgcagaaatccacaaccaactccttagttttcctagggttgatctggaggagattctgctggcaccagtccacaaagtcctttgtcagtcccctgtactcccgatcgtccccttctgtaatgaggccaacaatcgcagagtcatctgagaacttctgaaggtggcagtttggagtgtcgtgtctgaagtccgaggtgtagaggatgaacaggaatggagcaagaacagtcccctgcggcgctccattgctgcagagaagccggtccgactcacagctctgcaatctcatgtactgcggccgatttgtgaggtagtctatgatccatgctgtgagatggtggtccactccggcgttctgcagtttgcctcccagcaaattgggctggatggtgttgaaggcactggagagatcaaagaacatgattctcacagtgctcccagccttctccaagtgtgacagcactgagtggaggaggtagataatggcgtcttccacgccgatgccaggctgatagggaaactgcagcgggtccagtgacgggctcaccagcggtcgaaggtgggcgaggatgagtctctccagcgtcttcatcaggtgagacatcagcgccaccggtctgtagctgttcagctccttagggtggggggtcttgggcactgggaccaggcacgaagttttccacagctgtggagctctgcctagcttcaggctcaggttgaagatgtgctggacaatgttacacagctggtcagagcaggtcctgaggagccgggaactgatcttgtccggacctgctgccttcctcacattcatcttcctcagttggttccttacctgctctgttgtgacggacaggcaggaaccaggtgacatactgggttgatgagagctggtcgaaagaggagacaaattccttgtgtgttctacatacttggccactAAGgatgattcagattcagattctgaaTCTGATTCTGAAATGTCCGATACAGGCCCAAAATTGCAACAACCACCCATTGTGAATCACTTGGTGAGGACCAAAAGCTTGTTCCTGTGCTGAGCAGCGACAAAGttagatgctaatgctaacgtaaAGGCGAGCGTAGTGACCCACTTTCAGCAAGCTATTATCTTGTTATAAATGCACGAGCACTTCAACtagtcctcaactagaaatgctttaggtccactttttttttttttttaaataagaccaaggtccagtcccatgcacggcggtcatggggagaagggctatatgcccatttagtatggtcaagccgagcttatacaaatcaacactcctcacaaccaactaataatggggtgcatgaaaataacaattatccactttgccagtacacagcaaataataagaggtattgtgttgaggcacagaacctcttttattttgttaagttgtgcctgcttaatagtAGAAacagcccttttagggaaataagacatttgtactttaactttgttaaacagtagttgtctttttttaccttaatttaacaaaaacaaaacaaaataccccctccgtgagccgtcaccttaccgtggtggaggggtttgtgtgtcccaatgatcctaggagctaagttgtctggggctttatgcccctggcagggtcacccatggcaaacaggtcctaggtgagggaccagacaacgcacggctcacaaagccccttatgacaaataaaatcgatggtacccagtttcccttgcccggacgcgggtcatcggggcccccctctggagccaggcctggaggtggggctcgttggcgagcgcctggtggccgggcctacacccatggggcccggccgggctcagcccgaagaggcaacgtgggtcccccttctcatggtctcaccacccgtgggaggggtcaaaggggtcgggtgcaatgcgagctgggcggcagccaaaggcggggaccctggcggtccgatcctcggctgcagaagctagctcttgggacatggaatgtcatctctctggcagggaaggagcccgaactggtgtgtgaggcagagaagttccgactggatatagtcggacttgcctccacacacagcctaggttctggtaccagtcctctcgagaggggttggactctctttcactctggagttgctcacggtgagaggcgcagagcaggtgtgggcatacttattgccccccggctcagtgcctgtacattggggttcacaccggtggacgagagggttgcatccctccgcctgcgggtggggggacgggtcctgactgttgtttgtgcatatgcaccaaacagcagctcagcatacccaccctttttggagtccttggagggtgtgctggagagtactcctgctggggactcccttgttctactgggggacttcaatgctcacgtgggcaatgacagtgagacctggaggggcgtgattgggaggaacggccccccccatcagaactcgagtggtgttttgttattggacttctgtgctcgtcacggactgtccataacgaacactttgttcaagcataagggtgtccacatgtgcacttggcaccaggacaccctaggccgtagttcgatgatcgactttgtagttgtatcatcggatttgcggccgcatgttctggacactcgggtgaagagaggggcggagctgtcaactgatcaccacctggtggtgagtaggctccgatggtgggggaagatgccggtccgtcctggcagacccaaacgtattgtgagggtttgttgggagcgtctggcggaatcccctgtcagaaggagtttcaactcccacctccgacagagcttttcccatgttccgggggagacgggggacattgagtccgagtggaccatgttccgtgcctctattgttgaggcggccaatctgagttgtggccgtaaggtggttggtgcctgtcgtggcggcaaccctcgtactcgctggtggacaccagcagtaagggatgccgtcaagctgaagaaggagtcatatcgagcctttatggcctgtgggaccccagaggcagctgacgggtaccgactggccaagcggaacgcagcttcggtggtcgccgaggcaaaaacccgagcatgggaagagttcggtgaggccatggaagccgacttccggacggcttcgaggaaattctggtccaccatccgacgtctcaggagggggaagcagtgcaccacgaacactgtgtacagtggggattgggcgctgctgacttcgactcgggacgttgtgaaccggtgggcagagtacttcgaagacctcctcaactccaccaacatgccttccttggaggaagcagagcctggggactctgaggtgggctctcctatctctgtggttgaagtcaccgatgtggttaaaaagctcctcggtggcaaggccccaggggtggatgagatccgcccggagttcctcaaggttctggatgttgtggggctgtcctggttgacacgcctctgcaacatcgcgtggtcaacggggagagtgcctctggattggcagaccggggtggtagtccctctttttaaaaagggggaccggagggtgtgttccaactacagagggatcacactcctcagcctccctggtaaggtctattcaggggtgctggagaggagggtccatcaggaagtcgagcctcagtttgaggaggagcagtgtggttttcgtcccggccgtggaacagtggaccaggtctacacccttagcagggttctcgagggtatgtgggaattcgcccaaccagtctacatgtgttttgtggacttggagaaggcgtttgaccgtgtccctcggggagttctgtggggggtgcttcgtgggtatggagtaccgaaccccctgatacgggctgttcggtcactaaaccaccgatgtcagagtttggtccgcattgccggcagtaagtcggaatcgtttccagtgagggtaggactccgccaaggctgccctttgtcaccgattctgttcataaccttcatggacagaatctctaggcgcagccgaagcgttgagggggtctgttttggtggcctcagtattgcatccctgctttttgcagatgatgtggtgctgttggctccttcaaacggggctctccaactctcactggagcgtttcgcagccgagtgtgaagcggttgggatgaaaatcagcacctccaaatctgaaaccatggtcctcagtcggaaaagggtggagtgccccctccaggtcgggggggagatcttgccccaagtggaggagtttaagtatcttggggtcttgttcacgagtgagggcaggagggagcgagagatcgacaggcggatcggtgcagcgtctgctgtgatgcggacgttgtatcggtctgtcgtggtgaagaaggagctgagccaaagggcgaagctctcaatttaccggtcgatctacgttccaaccctcatctatggtcacgagctatgggtcgtgaccgaaagaacgagatcccggatacaaatggccgaaatgagttttctccgcagggtgtccgggctctcccttagagataaggtgagaagctcggtcatccgggaggggctccgagtcgagccgcttctcctccacatcgagaggagccagatgaggtggcttgggcatctgattcggatgcctcctgaacgcctccctggtgaggtgttccaggcatgtcccaccgggaggacaccccgaggaagacccaggacacgctggagagactatgtcacccagctggcctgggaacgcctcgggatcccccggggagagctggaagaagtagctagggagagggaagtctgggcttccctgctaaagctgttgcccccgcgacccggccccggataagcggtagaagatggatggatggatggatgaaaacaaaatactaattttacccaaaaaaaatactaaacatgaaaactaaaatatccttttcatttgtacaattccccttttcacatcccctctgaaatcactgaaaaatatatcagaagagaagttcagaaccattttaaatactgacacaagggagcacaggaatgtgcagtgctgttcttccactaaaggtgaatgtaatgtctgaggcatgcaaatattatttgaggacaccattgggatgttcatttaccatgttgtggtgttctgctgttaaacagctgcaaagatccccgggtagacgggagcaaaactgtaCACAATCGAAAGCTCCCGcaattcgtcttgtctaattgtctgtgtgtgtctgcttgcgcgaacttacatagtgtttcgctagttgtgtactggactgtatgtgacgcacggctaccgtccgtattcaacacaaaatgcaaaacaatgatggtgcattcattgcgcctaggaaagggcagataggtgacgtttaacatgaataaaacagcgcttgaatcggattttaccgatacccaccaatgcatcgtgatgaatctcgattttcacccgtcaatcgcgtcgtacccaatgAATGAGTcaatgcactcgcatcgcgcacgtgcgcatcgatgtatcgattaatatcgattattttccacacccttagttcctaccgactgctgtcaggctgctgagtaaaaaaaaaaacaaaaaactaaaaataatatttgaatgatgtgaaaaacaattgtaaatagcactgtgacttatccatatttgtatttgtattgcacttatttgaatggtgtttgttttttttcttctttcttctttctacccacattcttgctgctgtacactgtaaatttccccagtgtgggacaaataaaggatatcttatcttatgattgCATGAACGATGGGGGGAGGGAATCATGCTGTAAGGTTGAAGGAGGCCTGGAAGATGATGGCTCACAGTGGgttgaaaaaagagaaaaggaacTAAATTAA
Proteins encoded in this window:
- the LOC127605690 gene encoding uncharacterized protein LOC127605690, with protein sequence MIDFVVVSSDLRPHVLDTRVKRGAELSTDHHLVVSRLRWWGKMPVRPGRPKRIVRVCWERLAESPVRRSFNSHLRQSFSHVPGETGDIESEWTMFRASIVEAANLSCGRKVVGACRGGNPRTRWWTPAVRDAVKLKKESYRAFMACGTPEAADGYRLAKRNAASVVAEAKTRAWEEFGEAMEADFRTASRKFWSTIRRLRRGKQCTTNTVYSGDWALLTSTRDVVNRWAEYFEDLLNSTNMPSLEEAEPGDSEVGSPISVVEVTDVVKKLLGGKAPGVDEIRPEFLKALDAVGLSWLTRLCSIAWSSGRVPLDWQTGVVVTLFKKGDRRVCSNYRGITLLSLPGKVYSGVLERGVRQEVEPQIEDEQCGFRPGRGTVDQLYTLSRFFTGVLWTWRRHLTVSVGGFCGGCFGSMGYRAP